One window of Helicobacter winghamensis ATCC BAA-430 genomic DNA carries:
- a CDS encoding lipid A biosynthesis lauroyl acyltransferase, translating to MLRTFKQKLLFLFLNSLGYFFLYLPHFLRLNFAKGIAFILYILDSKRKFDLLNNLDFAYNNSLPKEKKQEILKTNYLNLVYNSIHFFMLAVSSKKRVLDNINIDKPEIITKLLQNKEKIIFVTAHFGNWEYTTPAFTCTFNHTITAIARMTPSALVNSYLTKIRERFDITILDKKGAMSGLIRALKQIGIIGIVTDQNTADNEGLLVKFFGKNVRHTPIASLLALKYDAKIVHFIAEYSKDYKKINIKIFPPLEFKKTDNLQDDIQELTQMQSNILEQIIKENPKEWLWFHKKFKNQYPEIYKY from the coding sequence ATGTTAAGAACTTTTAAACAAAAACTTCTTTTTTTATTTTTAAATAGCTTAGGCTATTTCTTTTTATATCTTCCGCATTTTTTGCGCTTAAATTTTGCAAAAGGAATCGCTTTTATTCTTTATATTTTAGATTCTAAACGTAAATTTGACCTACTAAATAACCTAGATTTTGCCTACAACAACTCACTCCCTAAAGAAAAAAAACAAGAAATCTTAAAAACAAATTATTTAAATTTAGTTTATAATAGTATCCACTTTTTTATGCTTGCAGTAAGCAGCAAGAAAAGAGTTTTAGACAACATCAACATTGATAAACCAGAGATTATTACTAAACTTTTACAAAATAAGGAAAAAATTATTTTTGTAACTGCACATTTTGGAAACTGGGAATACACAACCCCAGCCTTTACCTGCACTTTCAATCACACAATTACTGCTATTGCCAGAATGACACCAAGCGCGCTAGTTAATTCCTATCTTACAAAAATTCGTGAGCGATTTGATATTACAATTTTAGATAAAAAGGGAGCAATGAGTGGTTTAATCCGTGCATTAAAACAAATAGGAATTATTGGAATCGTAACCGACCAAAACACAGCCGATAATGAAGGATTGCTTGTAAAATTCTTTGGTAAAAATGTTCGCCATACACCAATTGCCTCTTTACTTGCTTTAAAATATGATGCAAAAATAGTGCATTTTATCGCAGAATATTCTAAAGATTATAAAAAAATTAATATTAAAATATTTCCACCATTAGAATTTAAAAAAACAGATAATCTACAAGATGATATTCAAGAACTAACTCAAATGCAAAGCAATATTTTAGAACAAATTATTAAAGAAAATCCAAAAGAATGGCTATGGTTTCACAAAAAATTTAAAAATCAATATCCAGAAATTTACAAGTATTAA